CACTGGGGGAAAGCGCAGTAGCACTTGCGGTTTATACTGCCCATTGCCTTGATTGTACCAAGTGATGATACGCTCGTCACCTTGAGCTACTAATACGGTCACATCGGGTAGTCCATCTTGGTTTAGGTCAGCAATTTCCACTTTTCTCGTACCCGGGCTATCTGTCAAGACTTGCTTTTGGACTGTTTTTTCTGGTGAGGTTTCGTAGTAAGCTAACTGACCTAAGTAATTACCAAACTCAGCGACTAGCCAACCTGATATATTTTCCTCACCAACGTTAATAGGCGTGAAGTGTACTGGTCGTCGTAAATCAATAGGAAGCAGTTCCGATAAACTATCTTGGCTGCTGCCTTGCCATAGCTTACCTTTTGCCTGGTCGGAGGGATTCATAATTCCCATTGTTAGCACCTGATACGATACATCGGGTTGAATGTATATGTCTGCCGGGGGGCTATCCAGCCTAATTGAGTTGATAATGGTCTGCTGACGATCAATTTCGTACAATATACCCTGGGCATCACCTAGCCAGAGGTGTCCGGTAGTGGTATCAATGTGGGTTAGGGTAGTAGTGGGTATCGTTTGCGTAGAGAGTCGGGCGGGGTGGGCTTGAAATTGGCTTAGTACTGTATCTACAGCAAGATCAGTCATTGAGAGACTATCGGGGGCTTGTTGCTGGTAGTAACCTACCAGCTTTTGCCAATTGTCTTCTGATAACTGAGGTTCGTCGGGAAAGATGCTAGCCTGCCTTACAATGTAGTCATCGTACATTGACATACCTCGGTAAGGCTGCTGCGGAGATTCCCAGATACCCAGGTAGTGTCCCATGCGGGGCAAAACGCTCTCCGTCCAAATGGTTTTGGGCAATAAGCCTGGTTCTGGAAAAGCATGACAAGTCTGACAATAGCGATACGCGAGTTGCTCCCCAGTAAGATGTGTTATACTATCAGGATGAGGAAAAATAGGAGTAGGTGTTGTCACCGCCTCAAACTGCACTGACTGTTCAGTTTTACTACACCCTACTAATAAAATGATCAGCCCCATCCAAATCCGCAAAACGATCATCCCGCTGGTTCTAGATTAATAGTTCGGCTATTTCCTTTAAAGTCATAGACAGTGGCACTTACAGCGGTACTCGGCAATGTAATACGACGGGTAACTTGGGAGAGATAGGTTGAGCCGTAGTAAAACTCATACTTCACGGTAGTGCCATCAGCTAGTTCCACTTCTGCCCAACTATCTATTGGTTGTAGCTGAAGGATTGGATTTAGTTTTCTAACGGATGAGTTCGCAAAAACTAACAAACTATCCTGGTTCTGGGTCACTAAAAACACGCTCTCGCCACTACCACTGCGTAGCTCCGCTAAACCTTTGGCATCACCAGGAACGTACCAGCCACTTTCATTCATAGATCGTGATACAAATTCACCTTTTCCATTTCCCTCCAAGTACAGTCCGTTAAGAGCATCGTAGCGCCCAGTAGCGATTTCAGTAGCGTAACTATTTCCGACTGCCAAAATATCCAAGTACCCATCCTGATTAATGTCTCGCGCTAACATCCCAAAAAGCGGGGCAAACTGCGCTTCAGTAGGCAGAGCCGTTACAGTAAACTTACCATCCCCTTGGTTCTCAATATAGCTGCTTGCCAGATGAGTAGCGTGGTAGGCGATTCCGCTGCTTAGTTCTTCTTCCGAAAAAACAGTATTGATTGTAGCTAAGCCATACTTTTCGTAGCTAGGAAACCGCTGACGGATCGGCAGAAACTGCGAAGTAAAATCATCTTTAGAATGCACTGGAAAGGGAGACAGTTGCCCGACTTCATCTTTCTTATAAGTAACCAATACTGGATCAATACTACCGTTGTTATCAAAATCGTTAGCGTATATACTCAGCGGATGCTCTTCGGTGCCTCGGTAGCTGGTGTTTAGCCCCAGATTACCCGCTACGTAGTCAATGTCACCATCGTAGTCAAAATCGCCTGCGGTAAGGCTATTCCACCAGCCAACTTTATTCGCTATGCCAGTGGAAGGAGTAGCGTTCTCAAACCCATTGCCAGTATTTTTAAATAAGGTAATCGGCATCCATTCCCCTACAATCAGTAAATCTACCAGTCCGTCATTATCAACATCAGTCCATAAAGCATCCGTAATCATTCCCAGACTATCCAACTCAGGAATAAGATCAGCCGTCACATTACTAAATGTACCCCCTTCGTTGCGAAGCAGGTAACTGGCTGGAGGTGTCGGATAGCTACCGGGAATTACCCGCCCGCCCACAAATAAATCCAGATCACCATCTTGATCGTAATCAGCTGCTTTTACACACGAACCACTGGTACGCATTTCCGGTAGTGCAGCTTGGTCTAACGTGAACTTCCCTTTGCCATCGTTACGATAAAACTTGTCTTGTAATTCTGGGCTATTGGGCTGAAACTCATAGCTGCCACTGACTGCGTACAAATCAAGGTCACCATCGTTATCTGCATCAAATAATAGTACTCCCAGTTCTTCGCTCACCGAATCAATTTTCGGTACTGTCCGGTTAAATGCCCCGTCCGCTGTTTGCAAAAACAACGTCCCTGTTTGATTAGCTGAACCCGCTACATAGAAGTCGTCTAAGCCGTCGCCATTCACATCACCTACAGCAATACCCGGTCCGTTTTGAGTCAGTTTATGAGGAAGAGTACGTTGCCAATTAAAGTCGATCATATCCTGCTCCTGATGTTTCAAGCGAATACCATAACTTTCGTTGGCTTTTCTAAAAGATGGGGTTGATATGGAAGAAATAATCTCCTGGTTAATATCCTGATTGCTCACCTCTTGAGCCTCAGAATACACCAGGGTTAAGGCTTGGTTAGCCGGAATATCTAGTAACAACTGACGTTTGCCATCCGGCCAAATTACCAGTAGAGAATCTACTAGACTATACTCGCCTAGCCCAAAGTGCTGCTGCTCTTCCATCGTAGAAAGATAACCTCGGTAACGCGCATTTTCTACGTACTGAACTTTTCCCTCTCCGTAATGGATCAACACTTTAGCTCCAATTCCCTGAGGGTTTATGTTATTCCCTTTTAAATCTACTCTTAGAAAATAGGCTTTTGCATCTTGATTATCATACAACTGGTTGCGGTAGACAAAAGCACTATCGTTGATGTTATTCACGACAATATCCAAATCGCCATCATTGTCCAGATCGGCGTAAGCGGCACCGTTGGAGAACGATGGAAGAAACATGCCCCAATCTTCGGTTTGGTCAGTGAATATCAGACCCCGATCAGAATCGGCACCATTGTTTCGGTACGCATAATTAGAAATTTTTACGACGGGGATAGAATCCATCATTTGAGCCGGAGTAGCCACTCCCCCACCTGGCCCTGCCCGGAAATTAGCGAAATCCCGATCAGTCACATCACGAGGGAAACCGTTGGTGATAATCAGATCTTTATAACCATCATTATCAAAGTCAGCCATCAGCGGAGTCCAGCTCCAGTCAGTTTGGTACACCCCTGCTAATTGTCCAATATCACTAAACACCGGATGCCCCTCGGGAGTAAATCCTTGATTAAGTTGTAGCGTATTGCGAACGTATTGGTACTCGAAGCCGTAACGCTCATTATTGATATAGGTAATGTAATTACTAACACCCAGCATTTGCTTCTGGCGCAGATTATTCTCCGGCAGCATATCCAGTGCAACTATATCTACTAAACCATCATTATTAAAGTCTACTACATCCGAACCCATCGCGGAAAAACTCTGATGCTTCAGGTATTTTCCTACCTGATTGGTAAATGTTCCGTCTTGATTATTGACGTAAAGTAGGTCGTTAGACAAGTAATCGTTGGTGATGTAAATATCCGGCCAACCATCCAGATTAATATCTGATACGGTAATTCCCAAGCCAAAGCCCTCAATCATGATTCCTGCCTCATTAGATACATTGACAAAGCGCCCGCCATCGTTCCGGTAGAGGCGGTCGTTGTTAGGAGCCGAACCATCGGTCATTTTTTCCCGATAACTGGTTGGCAAGCGGTTTTTGATGGTATTGGTTAGCAGATACAGGTCTAGATCACCATCCAAATCATAGTCAAAAAAAGTAGCTTGGGTAGTATGCCCTGTATCGGCAATTCCGTATTTCTCAGCCTCTTCAGTAAATTCAGGTACGCCTGCTTCGTCGGCCCCCTGATTAACAAAAAGCAGATTCTTGCGCTTTATGCTATCCTTGAGTAGCGTTGCCGAAGCATAAATATCTAAGTACCCATCTTGGTTAATATCTACCAGTGCCACACCAGAACACCACCGATCTTCTCCTGCTACCTTAGCTACTTGGGTAATATCTTCAAACTGCATATCCCCTTTATTGAGATACAGTGCATTATCTACTGAATTTCCGGTAAAATAAATATCAGCTAATCCATCATTATTTAAATCACCAATACCGACCCCACCCCCGTTGTAGATATATTCTTCATTAAGAATGTTGAAGGTATCATTTTCAGCAATACGATTGGAAAAATGAATATTAGATTGGTTAGGTGAAACCAGTTCAAATAGCGTTGCCGGCTGACTGTTACAACTGGAAAATATCCAACCTACGGCAACTACGATATAACTCAGGGACTTCATAAGATGCTTATGATGTATATCGGGGAGAATAATAACTATTTCTATAAAAAAACAAGTCAGACCTGAAGCCTGACTTGTTTTTTTATGTTTTAAGGAAATAAACTTAGGTTTAGTAACCAGGATTCTGGCTTAATATATCCTCTCCTATGAGATCAATCTCATTCTGAGGAATTGGTAGATACTCATCTTGTTCAGAGGTAAAGTCAGCTCCAGCAAAGGCATTGCTAAGGAATTGCCGCTCATTCGCTATGTAAGCATCCAAAGTAGATTCGGCAATGCCCCAACGAACTAGATCATAAAAACGATGCCCCTCACCAGAAAGTTCTAACTTACGTTCAAAGCGGACAGCCTCAATTGCTTGCTCTTGACTACCGAACGATGGATATAATTCGATTACATAATTAGCAGCAGGTGAACCATCCTCGTTAGACACCAAATCGTTTTGTGCCCGGGCACGAACTTGGTTTACAAGGTTTAAGGCGGCACCTAAGTTTCCTAATTCAGCTTCGACTTCAGCTGCCATGAGTAACACATCGGCGTAACGGATAATGTAATAATTGACAGCAGTATAACCAGGGGTCCACGAAGATACATCATTCTCGATACCGTCTCCCTCTTTGTAGTACATAAACTTTTTAGGGGAATATGGACCTCCGTTGGGCTGGTTACGAATCCAATCGCGACCGGGATGTGGCCCCCAATCTAAGAACGGAATTCCTCGTCGACCAATAGCATGATCTAGGCGTGGATCAACTGGCCCAGCATCGGGAGTAAATGCATCGACACTAGATAACCCAAAATCGTTTTCTAGCGCATTCGCACCGTTATTGTACGAGCCGTCTAGTAACGGAAGTCCTGCTGTTGTAGTTCGATAAGAATTAGCTAACTCAAAACTAGGCTGATTGAAGCCACAGCACCCACCGGGGCGCTCAGGCCCACTAGATCCGTGAGGAAAGTTGAGTACCATTGCTGGGTTCGCATTGTTTACCGTACCTGTATTCGCCGAAGCCTGCACTGAGAACACCGTCTCACTATTGTTATCGTTAGTAGAACGGAAAAGATCAGAATAGTTGTCTAATAGTGCGTAAGATTCACCCGTGGCTGTCACACCATTAGCGATTACCTCATCGAAAATTGGCTTAGCTTCCTCATGCTTACCTTGAAATAAAAGTACTTTCCCTAAGTAAGCACCTGCAGCCCATTTATTGGCTCTTCCCGCCGCAGTTTGTACTTCCGGTAGATTATCAAAGGCAAACTGAAGATCCATTTCAATCATCGGCCACAAATCCTGATCGTTAGGGATTAGAGTAATCTCATCCCAGGTCTCGTCTACGTAGGGAACATCGTCAAAATTCCGCTTTAGATCAAAGTAGTAATGACCTCGTAGAAACCGAGCCTCAGCCGCTATTCTAGTCTCAGCTTCTTCCGCTGCACCCTCAGAGAGTTCAATTAACGCCAACGTAGCATTTGCCCGGGCTACCCCTTCAAAGGTAGACTCGTACTTGTCTTCTACTGAGGCATTGTTGGTCTGAGCCGCATAAAGCTGTATCTCATTTACTTGCGACTGGTCGCCGGGATCACTGCCTTTGTTGGCATCGCCACCCAAAACCCCTCCCCAAAACCAATTACTGGCATCGGTGTAGAATCCACCCCGCCCAAGCAGCATGGCGTAGGTGGCGATTAACGACCCCTCCAATCCCTGTTGGGACGAAAGTTCAGTCTGACTTAACGAACCCGCTGGTGCCACATCTAAGAAAGAATCCTGACAGGCTACAGTAACCGAGATTACGGCTACCAAGCTCAACGCAATTATTCTAGTAATTTTCATATGTAGGTTAACTTATATATTGATTAAAACGATACGTTTAGTCCTAATACCCACTGGCGGGTCACTGGAATGTTACCCCGGTCAATACCAAAGTTAGTGTCAGCACCACCGCCTACTTGAGGATCTAGCCCACTGTAATTAGTGATCGTAAATAAGTTGTTAGCCGAAGCAAATACTCTGAACTTTTCTAATCCCCAACTATCCAGTAGTGTAGCGGGTAAATTATAACCTAATGTTATATTCTGCATTCTCACGTATGAACCATCCTCTACATAAAAAGAGTTCGATTGACCGGTAGTACTGAAGTTGGCAGCATCTTCAAAGATCGGAATTTCCGCTCCCGGATTATCGGGTGTCCAAGTATCCTTTACTCGGGTACTGATAGCAGCACCGGGAAATAGCGGATAGAAATCGGTAAAAAGTTTAGAGACATTAAAGATTTCATTACCAAACTGACCGTAAACGTACGTTTGTAGATCAAACGCCTTATACGTTAGCTTGATAGTAAGCCCGCCCGTAAAATCAGGAATTGGATTTCCTAAATCGGTACGGTCATCTATGGTAATTTCTCCGTCAGGCTCCCCATCAGGTCCGCTTATGTCAGCAAAACGAAATCGCCCTACGCCACCAGCTGGAGTTTCCTCCGTGGCATCCTCCGTTTTGGTAACACCTGGTTGAGTAGGAGCCGCGTCAATTTCGGTCTGGCTTTGAAACAAACCTTCTACTTGGTAGCCGTAGAAGTTAGATAGTGGCTGACCTAAACGGTTAAGTACCGGAATAATACCTCGGTACTCCGAACTCCGATTAGGCAGATCTTCAATACCGGGAGCCAGCGCAACAATTTCGTTTTGTAAGAACCCTCCGTTCAAGGTTACTTCGTAGCCAATACCATTGCCGATAGTACCTTTGTTCACAATGCGCAGATCAATTCCTCGGTTCAGCATCTCTCCTACATTTACCGAAGGATCGTCAGCGCGGAAACCAGCTTGTACAGTTATCGGTACTTGGAATAATAAGTCCTCCGTTCGCTTTTCCCATACGTCGAAGATTACATCTAGCTTTCCATCAAACAGTAAGGCATCAAAACCAATGTTAGTAGTAATTGCCCGCTCCCAACGAGCGAAGGGGTTGCCGATACGATTTCGGTAAAAACCAAGTTGGGCAGATGAGTTGGTACCATTAATGTCATAACTTCCCTGGCCTAGATTGGTAGTATACAAACTAAACTGATTGTTAGGATTTACATTGTTAGAGTTACCGATAATTCCATACCCCCCTCTAATCTTCATGTCTTCAATAAAGGTAAGCCCGTCCATAAAGCCCTCGGATGAGATTCGCCAAGCTCCTGATACGGCGGGAAACACTCCAAAACGTTCTTCAGCACCAAAGCGGGATGAACCATCGTAACGCACTACTCCCGTAAGTAAGTACTTATCGCGGAAATCATACTTTACACTTCCGAAGTAGGAAGCAAAGTTCACTCCATTAGATTTGAATCCGCTACCAGGCAGGGCTTCTACTGTATTAAGGGTAACGAAGTCAGGGCTTTCGGAGAACGGGTTGATTCCCGTACCTTCGTAGAAGTTGAATGCATCTTGGTTTAGCGCTTCCTGCCCCAATAGGATATCAAAGCCGTGGTCACCAAAATCTTTCTTATAATTTACCGTGTTGGTAAACACCCAAGACGTTTCGTAGAACGATCTTCTGGTGTAGCCAAAAGCGGAATTGTTTTCGCTGTTTTCATACTGACGCCGGGTATAAAGTTCAGCATTGAAAGCATCAAAACTGCCCCCAAAGCTAGAGCGAAATATCAAGTCTTCAATAGGCTCAAACTCCAGATAGACGTTTCCAAAACCACCCACAGAAAAGTTACTATTATTGCGCTGTCCGTCTAAGTTAGCTACTGGGTTACGAGGGTTATTAAAGCCGGGAGCGGCGGTACCAGCGTAGCCACCAAACTCATCGAAAACTGGAATAATAGGCGACATACGCGAAGCATCCAAAATAACGTTCTCGTCATCAGCCGAACCAGTTCCACCTTGCCCTCTATTGTTCGCTCCCAACAGGATGTTTACACTTCGGTAAGTTCCTTGTATGTTCTCACCCACGCGTAATTTGTTAGGAATTATGTCAAACTCAGAATTGGCCCGGAAGGTATAGCGCTTAAATATCTGATGCTTCAAAACCCCTTCTTGCTCCTGCATGTTTAACCCGATGTAGTAACGGTTATTTTCTCCGCCCCCCGATAGACCCAGATTATGCCGATGAAGCATGCCCGGTCGGGTAATAGCATCGTACCAATCGGTTCCCTCTTTATTAGCCCTTACCACTTGATAAGCAGAGGTAGGATCAATACTATACAGAGCAGCTTGCTCTTCTAAATTTATTGAGCCTACAATACCAGCATTAGGCCCTACTAGTAGATAATCAGGGATGATAGGCTGAACTCCAGTTCCGTACTGCGGATGTTCAAAGTTGGGAGTCTCGCCTCGGTTGTTAGCCCCATTTCGGATAGCATTCCACGTCCATATAGCTTGCTCCTGAGGATTCAGTACCTCAAGACCTTGGCCAGGATCAGTTACTCCAATTTCCCCATTGTAGGTTACCTTCAGTGGTTGATTTCTTCCTCCTTTCTTGGTGGTAAAAACAACAACCCCACCGGCAGCCCGAGCTCCGTAAATAGAAGCACTGGTTGCATCTTTCAGTACCGTAGTAGCCTCAATATCACCGGGGGCCAAGAAATCAGTATTTAGCGTTGGAACCCCATCTACCACATAAAGTGGCTCATTACCACCTAAGGCACCGAAGCCTCGCACCCGAACAATACTACTGGTACCGGGCTGTCCGTTAGTAATTACCGTTACTCCCGATACCCGGCCTTGCAATTGCTGCTCTACGTTACCCGAAGGGACTACCTGCAAATCTTCGGCATCTACTGTAGCAACCGAACCAGTAGTTTCTCTTCGGTTATCTACCGAGTACCCAGTTACCACAATTTCGGATAGGGACTGAACATCAGGTAGCATTGTCAGGTCAACTGTACTCTGGTTGCCTACCGTTACCTCTTCGGCAGTATAGCCGATCGAAGTAAACACCAGCACCGCATCGTTACTTGGTACGGTTAAGCGGTACTCACCGTTCATATCGGTTACCGTTCCTTGCGTAGTGCCTTTAATAAGCACATTAACCCCCGGGAGGGTTTCACTAGTTTCACCGTCGGTCACCGTACCCGAAACGGTCTTGTCTTGCGCGTATCCGCCCACACTCAGCATCAAGCTGAACAGGAAAAGATACACACATTTGAGATGCGTAGAAATTCTCATACTCATTAGGTTTACGTTAAAGTTTGATTAAAAAGGTTTTGAGCTTTATATATGCTGTGAGCATAATCGTTTATAGCTTTTTTATAGGTAGCGAAAGTATCTGATGGTATCGCTATCTTAATTGTATCAACTTCCAAAGTAGGCAATATTTTGCCACTTTTTCAATACTTACTCTTGAACTAACAGTATTTTTATATTATTTCAAAAATTTATATAAAAAAATATAAGAAACATATAGTTTACGTTGGGAGCCTGACAAACATATGATAGTGTACTATTCTAGTTTATAAGTACTTCACTTGTTGAAAAAGACAACTCTATGACAAAGAAAAAGGCAACCTTCCAGAGAAAGTTACCTTTTAATATTTACCCAAATACTAATTATGATTCGGGTATTATATTCCTTCTTTTTTCAGAAGCATCTAATACTCAGCCGCTACCTTTTCTGATTCAGGTACCGCTTTCTTAGTGTTCTTCTGCCAGAAAAAGAAAATAGCAAATAACACAATCAGTATTGCGGGGAATGCTATCATTTTCTCCAGAGTATCTTGCCCAGTAGATAACTCTAATGCGGTTCCACTTAGTCCTTCGGCTATATTTTCAGCCCGAGAACCATCAATCCACCCTCCAATGATGGGTTGAAAGATAGAAGTAGAAAACATACCTACCGCTCCGATAATAGACATACCTAACGCACTACTTAACGGCACCCGCTGCGCTACTGCCCCTACCATCACGGGCCAGAAGTAGCAATACCCAAAAGCAAATATTACAGCGGCCACGTACACTAAAGCTCCGGTTACAGTACTAAACATGTAAATTCCGATGGTAGAAAGTATAGCTCCACCTAATAGTACTCCGGTCTGGCCCAAGGAAGCTACAACCGGGCCGGCGAAGAACCTACCGACAGTTACTAGTCCGGCTGTCAACGCTAAAATAATCATAGGATCTGCCCCACTACTTCCTAAAATAAGACCTACCCATTGGCCAGGACCAAACTCGGTGATAGCCGTTAGTGCCATACACGCGATTAAAAACAGATAAACCGGACTTAGCATAGCCTTAAAGTTCTCGCTTAGCGAGGTGGCCCCTTCTACTTTTGCTTTTGGAAATGTTTTTCCAAAGAATAGTACAGCATACGTAATAGTTGGGATCATAATTACCCACATTTGCGCTTCCCAACTTAGAGAAGGTAAGAACACCCATTCGAAATTACCAATTACTATACCCCCATCGGTCATGAACTTAGAGATTAACGAACCCAGCAAAATACCCCCAGGAAACCACATATGGAAGCGGTTGAGCATCTTGTTCATTTTGACCCCGGAATACATATCGGCAATCATTGGGTTACAGGCGGCTTCCGTACAACCAGTTCCTAAGCCGATGAGTAGGGTAGAAATCAGAAGGGTAACGTATCCTCCAGCATAGATAGTAAGAATAATCCCCAATGTATGCGCTAGGAAGGCTACGTTCATAATAATTTTTGGGCCTACCGTATGATAAACCAATCCACCGATAACCATTGAGATTGGGAACCCTAAGAACCACATTAGATTAATAAATCCCAGTTGTTCAGCCGATAGGGCGAACGTTTCTCCTAGCTGGGGGAGTATTCCAGCTCGGATAGAATACGTAAAACCGGTAGTAATGAGGGCAAAACAGCTTCCGTAGAATAAGGCAGTTTTGTTGACATTTTCGTTCATAGGTTTAGAAGATTAGTTAAGTAATATGATGGTTTTTCAAAAAGCCAAGGTGTCAAGTTAGTCAATAAAAATATAGAAAATAACGATACAAATGATGATAACTCCCTAAAAATACGGGCAGATCACCGACATTCATTACAGAAACGACACTGTTGAGCAAAAAAAAGCCAGACAATTTTGCCTGGCTTAGTGGATAGTAGATGCTGTTTTTTCGGCTAGTTAGACCCGGTATTGTTGGCTTCAGTAGGAGTGATGCCCATGTTTTTGAGTACCAAATCAGAAATATCGGCTTCGTCCTGATTCTCTACGTAGAGTAGAATTGGGTTTCCGGCCACATCTAAACTAAACACGTGGGTGTAGCTTTGTTCTTTGGCCACTGCGTCAATCGCTTTCTGGATTTTATCCAGAGCAGGTTGCAGTAGCTCCGCTTCCTTTCGTTGCAGATTGGTTTGCGCCTCTTGCTGGTCTTGCTGAATTTGGGTTTGCAAATCTTGCAGCTCCTTTTCTTTAGCAGCCCGGGCGTCTTCCGTCATGGTGGCTGCCCCTTTTTGGTAGGCATCTAGTTGCGTTTGAAACCCTTGCATTGTTGCCTGAATTTTATTGGTAAGCTGCCGTTGGTAAGCTTGCAGTTCAGATTGAATAGATTTAGCCTCGGGCATTTGGCTCAGTACGTACTCAGTACTCACAAACCCAAATTTTTGCTGGGCATTTGCCTCAGCAGTAAAGAATAGCGCAAATACACTTATCGCTATTAAAATATTTCGCTTCATACTAATATTAGGTTACATTAAATTTATCGAATAGTATCTTCTCGTTCTCCTAACCCTAGTTCATCCAGCACATAATCGGTATAGTCGTGGATAGGGTTAGTGTATAGCATCACTAAGTCTGCCGACTTATCAAACATTATCTGTAGTTTATTTTCTTCCGACACCTTTTCTATTGCCTCAAAAACTTGATCTAAAATCGGTTTAACTAGCTCCTGTTTTTTCAGTTGGTGCAACCCCTCAAACCCAAATACTTTCTGCTGATATTCTTTCAGCATTTGTTCCTTCTCTTGAATAGCTTCGTTGCGTTCCCGACGCATTTCAGCCGTTAGCAATACCTCCTCAGCCTTCAATTCACTACGCATAGCGTCTACCTCCTGCTGCATTCCCTGTATTTCGCTCTGCCATTGGGTTGCCAGTTGCTGAACTTCAGCTTGAGCCTCCTGATACTCCGGCATCTTGCTTAGGATATATTCCGTAGTAACATATCCAAATTTCTGGCCAAACACTTCAGGGGTCGCCAATAAAGCGCACAAAGTTATAAAAACTATTGGAAAAATGCGGGTACCGGGAAAAACAATCTTAGCCATAGCCGAAAACTTATATGACCGACAAAGTATTATTAGCGAATTTGCTGACCGATGCGGAAGTGAAACTCGGGCCCGGGAGGACGAGGCTGTAAACCGGGCATATTGGGAATTGTATCAAACCCGTAGCCCCAGTCAATTCCTAGTAAGCCGAAGGCTGGCATAAAGATACGGGCACCAACTCCAGCCGATTTGTACAGATCAAAAGGATTGTACTGGTTAAAGTCAGCAAAGTTGTTTCCTCCTTCTACAAAACCCAGCACAAAGATAGTAGCCGCCGGATTAGGAGAAACCAAGTACCGCAATTCAGCCGAAAATTTATTGTAGGCGATGCCTCCTCGAGCATTCGTTTCATCCTGCGGTCTAAACGCTCGCTCTGGATAGCCTCGCAAGCCAATTTGCTCTTCTGCCACAAAGAAATTCTGACCAGCCATGCCCGCACCTCCTAAAGTAAATCGTTCAAAAGGTGAGTTGATTGTGTTGTCTTTGTACGAACCAAAGAAACCGAAGTGAATATTAGTATTAAGCACTAAATTTTTACCCAATTGGGTATAGTGTTTAGCATCAAACATCCAACGATGGTACTCCAGCCAGTTATAACGATCAGCGTATAACTCCTCCCGCTCAACCGGATCATCCGTAACGATAGGCTCCGTATAATCAAGAGCCTCATCAAAGACGGAGAAGGGAGGGGTAAGTGCTACTTCTAATGATATGGATGAACCAGTACGAGGGAACATCGGGTTGTCTATACTATTCCGAGCAATCGTTGTATTTACCGATAAATTGTTGGAAATACCTCTGGTGAATCCGATTCCAATATCTTGATAATCGTCAAGCGAGTAACGTCGGTATACCAATGAGTTACTCATGGTGAAGTAATCATCAGGCCAACGAAGCCGTCGTCCTAAACCTACGCTAATATTCGTGATTCGCATGGAACCTCCAATTTGGGGCGGGCCACCAAAGCCACCACCG
This region of Tunicatimonas pelagia genomic DNA includes:
- a CDS encoding MFS transporter; the protein is MNENVNKTALFYGSCFALITTGFTYSIRAGILPQLGETFALSAEQLGFINLMWFLGFPISMVIGGLVYHTVGPKIIMNVAFLAHTLGIILTIYAGGYVTLLISTLLIGLGTGCTEAACNPMIADMYSGVKMNKMLNRFHMWFPGGILLGSLISKFMTDGGIVIGNFEWVFLPSLSWEAQMWVIMIPTITYAVLFFGKTFPKAKVEGATSLSENFKAMLSPVYLFLIACMALTAITEFGPGQWVGLILGSSGADPMIILALTAGLVTVGRFFAGPVVASLGQTGVLLGGAILSTIGIYMFSTVTGALVYVAAVIFAFGYCYFWPVMVGAVAQRVPLSSALGMSIIGAVGMFSTSIFQPIIGGWIDGSRAENIAEGLSGTALELSTGQDTLEKMIAFPAILIVLFAIFFFWQKNTKKAVPESEKVAAEY
- a CDS encoding RagB/SusD family nutrient uptake outer membrane protein — protein: MKITRIIALSLVAVISVTVACQDSFLDVAPAGSLSQTELSSQQGLEGSLIATYAMLLGRGGFYTDASNWFWGGVLGGDANKGSDPGDQSQVNEIQLYAAQTNNASVEDKYESTFEGVARANATLALIELSEGAAEEAETRIAAEARFLRGHYYFDLKRNFDDVPYVDETWDEITLIPNDQDLWPMIEMDLQFAFDNLPEVQTAAGRANKWAAGAYLGKVLLFQGKHEEAKPIFDEVIANGVTATGESYALLDNYSDLFRSTNDNNSETVFSVQASANTGTVNNANPAMVLNFPHGSSGPERPGGCCGFNQPSFELANSYRTTTAGLPLLDGSYNNGANALENDFGLSSVDAFTPDAGPVDPRLDHAIGRRGIPFLDWGPHPGRDWIRNQPNGGPYSPKKFMYYKEGDGIENDVSSWTPGYTAVNYYIIRYADVLLMAAEVEAELGNLGAALNLVNQVRARAQNDLVSNEDGSPAANYVIELYPSFGSQEQAIEAVRFERKLELSGEGHRFYDLVRWGIAESTLDAYIANERQFLSNAFAGADFTSEQDEYLPIPQNEIDLIGEDILSQNPGY
- a CDS encoding SusC/RagA family TonB-linked outer membrane protein, which encodes MRISTHLKCVYLFLFSLMLSVGGYAQDKTVSGTVTDGETSETLPGVNVLIKGTTQGTVTDMNGEYRLTVPSNDAVLVFTSIGYTAEEVTVGNQSTVDLTMLPDVQSLSEIVVTGYSVDNRRETTGSVATVDAEDLQVVPSGNVEQQLQGRVSGVTVITNGQPGTSSIVRVRGFGALGGNEPLYVVDGVPTLNTDFLAPGDIEATTVLKDATSASIYGARAAGGVVVFTTKKGGRNQPLKVTYNGEIGVTDPGQGLEVLNPQEQAIWTWNAIRNGANNRGETPNFEHPQYGTGVQPIIPDYLLVGPNAGIVGSINLEEQAALYSIDPTSAYQVVRANKEGTDWYDAITRPGMLHRHNLGLSGGGENNRYYIGLNMQEQEGVLKHQIFKRYTFRANSEFDIIPNKLRVGENIQGTYRSVNILLGANNRGQGGTGSADDENVILDASRMSPIIPVFDEFGGYAGTAAPGFNNPRNPVANLDGQRNNSNFSVGGFGNVYLEFEPIEDLIFRSSFGGSFDAFNAELYTRRQYENSENNSAFGYTRRSFYETSWVFTNTVNYKKDFGDHGFDILLGQEALNQDAFNFYEGTGINPFSESPDFVTLNTVEALPGSGFKSNGVNFASYFGSVKYDFRDKYLLTGVVRYDGSSRFGAEERFGVFPAVSGAWRISSEGFMDGLTFIEDMKIRGGYGIIGNSNNVNPNNQFSLYTTNLGQGSYDINGTNSSAQLGFYRNRIGNPFARWERAITTNIGFDALLFDGKLDVIFDVWEKRTEDLLFQVPITVQAGFRADDPSVNVGEMLNRGIDLRIVNKGTIGNGIGYEVTLNGGFLQNEIVALAPGIEDLPNRSSEYRGIIPVLNRLGQPLSNFYGYQVEGLFQSQTEIDAAPTQPGVTKTEDATEETPAGGVGRFRFADISGPDGEPDGEITIDDRTDLGNPIPDFTGGLTIKLTYKAFDLQTYVYGQFGNEIFNVSKLFTDFYPLFPGAAISTRVKDTWTPDNPGAEIPIFEDAANFSTTGQSNSFYVEDGSYVRMQNITLGYNLPATLLDSWGLEKFRVFASANNLFTITNYSGLDPQVGGGADTNFGIDRGNIPVTRQWVLGLNVSF